A section of the Methanosarcina mazei S-6 genome encodes:
- a CDS encoding IS1182-like element ISMma2 family transposase, whose translation MFRKYDQKQQFLLPLNLEDFVPENHLARVLNDIVDVVDITAIESTYSKEGCPAYHPIILLKILLYGYLIGIRSSRKLQQMTQTDTAFMYLAAMQKPDFHTICRFRSTHLGPIKEIFSQVVTFCKEMDMIGSSISIDGTKIKANASSRQSKSSDSLEKEIDRILKESIETDKYEDEIYGDSTPYQIPEELVDKKKRLEKIKNAKKKLDEEKLKKVNITDNDARIMKYKDGSKKPSYNCQVAVDEKEQIIVAADVVNEENDLHQVEPMIQNVKNTLGYKPTIVLADAGYFSYENLEFLQKEGIDAYIPDNFYKAEKEGKTRKFRKSLFKYDEEKDCYYCPAAFEIPFSRIQKRKGEPDLRYYVCSYCSQCVLKNACTESGKRTITRDPREHLMEDMRAKLNTEKGTEKYQKRMSTVEPVFGQMKQDRGFREFLLRGIRKTGIEFVMICTVHNIKKIADFIKRQGKNLKEMLKMIVGGESKGWNKRRIQARMTNTLC comes from the coding sequence ATGTTTAGAAAATACGATCAAAAGCAGCAGTTTTTACTTCCATTAAACCTGGAAGATTTTGTTCCTGAAAATCATCTCGCCCGAGTACTAAACGACATCGTAGATGTCGTTGATATCACTGCTATTGAATCCACTTATTCTAAGGAAGGCTGCCCAGCCTATCATCCAATAATTCTTTTAAAAATATTACTTTATGGTTATCTTATAGGCATTAGAAGTTCACGTAAACTGCAACAAATGACTCAAACTGATACTGCATTTATGTATCTGGCAGCCATGCAAAAACCTGATTTTCATACTATTTGTCGATTCCGTTCAACTCACCTTGGTCCTATTAAAGAGATATTTTCCCAGGTTGTCACTTTTTGTAAAGAAATGGATATGATTGGTTCCAGTATCTCGATTGACGGAACAAAGATCAAGGCAAATGCTTCATCAAGACAAAGCAAGAGTTCGGATTCTCTCGAAAAAGAAATAGATCGGATACTAAAAGAGAGTATTGAGACAGATAAGTATGAAGATGAAATTTATGGTGACTCAACACCATATCAGATTCCAGAAGAGCTAGTTGACAAGAAGAAAAGATTAGAGAAGATTAAAAACGCTAAGAAGAAGCTTGATGAAGAAAAGCTGAAAAAAGTAAACATCACAGACAACGATGCTCGAATTATGAAATATAAAGATGGGAGCAAGAAACCTTCATACAACTGTCAGGTTGCTGTTGACGAAAAGGAACAAATTATCGTTGCAGCAGACGTTGTCAACGAAGAAAACGACCTGCATCAAGTAGAACCAATGATACAGAATGTAAAAAATACACTGGGATATAAACCAACAATCGTGCTTGCAGATGCAGGTTATTTTTCATATGAGAATCTGGAATTTTTACAGAAAGAAGGAATTGATGCTTATATTCCTGACAACTTCTATAAAGCTGAAAAAGAAGGAAAAACCAGGAAGTTCAGAAAGTCTCTTTTTAAATACGACGAAGAAAAAGACTGCTATTATTGTCCTGCTGCTTTTGAAATTCCCTTTTCAAGAATACAAAAGAGGAAAGGTGAACCTGATTTAAGGTATTATGTCTGTAGTTATTGTTCTCAGTGTGTGTTGAAAAATGCATGTACTGAGAGTGGAAAAAGGACGATTACAAGAGATCCTCGAGAACATTTAATGGAGGATATGAGGGCTAAACTGAACACAGAAAAAGGTACGGAAAAGTATCAGAAAAGAATGTCTACCGTAGAACCTGTGTTTGGTCAAATGAAACAGGATAGAGGGTTTAGGGAATTTCTGTTGAGAGGAATAAGGAAAACAGGAATTGAATTTGTTATGATATGTACCGTACACAATATAAAGAAAATAGCAGATTTCATAAAAAGACAAGGGAAAAACCTGAAAGAAATGCTGAAAATGATAGTTGGAGGAGAAAGTAAAGGATGGAATAAGAGGAGAATTCAAGCAAGAATGACAAATACGCTATGTTGA
- a CDS encoding RNA 2'-phosphotransferase → MIRKCTDHGYFRGGSCQQCKRPGRYVLDDGREEKLGRFVSGTLRHFPASAGVKMDKYGWIDLNAFCEVMKKRYNWMRKEYLYALVESDEKGRYQISGPMIRARYGHSVNVDLDYDESDTPYVYYGASPEEVDVLLENGIFPIKQRYVHLSTTYEKAAEVALIHTESPVILQVDAFRAQEDGISLKLATDYIVLAEKIPPDYLFVLED, encoded by the coding sequence ATGATTCGAAAATGCACTGATCACGGCTATTTTAGAGGAGGCAGCTGTCAGCAGTGTAAACGCCCTGGAAGATACGTGCTTGACGATGGCAGAGAAGAAAAGCTTGGAAGGTTTGTATCGGGAACTCTCCGTCATTTTCCGGCATCTGCAGGAGTTAAAATGGATAAGTACGGCTGGATAGACCTTAATGCTTTCTGCGAGGTTATGAAAAAGCGTTATAACTGGATGAGAAAAGAATATCTTTATGCCCTTGTCGAGTCTGATGAAAAAGGAAGATATCAGATCAGCGGGCCCATGATTAGAGCGCGTTACGGACATTCAGTCAACGTTGACCTTGACTACGACGAAAGTGATACTCCTTACGTTTACTATGGTGCAAGCCCTGAAGAAGTCGATGTCCTTCTTGAGAATGGAATTTTCCCTATTAAACAGCGTTATGTGCATCTCAGTACCACATACGAAAAGGCAGCCGAAGTTGCCCTTATTCACACTGAAAGTCCTGTGATTCTGCAGGTTGATGCCTTCAGAGCTCAGGAAGACGGAATTTCTCTGAAGCTTGCAACGGATTATATAGTACTTGCAGAAAAAATACCTCCTGATTACCTGTTTGTACTTGAGGACTAA
- a CDS encoding CBS domain-containing protein, translated as MQVKDIMVQPHKIDKSDTISHALDLMEKKDTKRLLVVHDNQIIGVLTMRSLTEQLGTRRKQSKPASSLHVATAVSDNFVKVLPDTDTRDALTLMKKKGGVIIVSENGNALGWVTPQELIKENRFTGFVGEVMEKYPITVSPSDRVSHARRLILDKNIGRLPVIENGKLVGIIAEDDIAFAMRSFRDLVADNQQDSRIKNLLVGDIMTRSVVSVHTNTPLSDAVNTMLEHDVGGVPVLNLEEELVGFLARRNVINTIQE; from the coding sequence ATGCAAGTTAAAGACATAATGGTACAACCACACAAGATTGATAAGTCAGACACCATATCTCACGCTCTTGATCTCATGGAAAAGAAAGACACAAAGCGCCTGCTGGTAGTCCACGACAACCAGATAATTGGAGTGCTTACTATGAGAAGTCTGACAGAGCAGCTCGGAACTCGAAGAAAACAGAGCAAACCCGCATCCTCTTTGCATGTCGCTACAGCCGTATCCGACAATTTCGTGAAAGTTTTGCCAGATACTGACACCAGGGATGCCCTTACCCTGATGAAAAAGAAGGGAGGCGTGATTATCGTCAGTGAAAATGGAAACGCACTGGGCTGGGTGACCCCACAGGAGCTCATAAAAGAAAACCGTTTCACAGGCTTTGTCGGGGAAGTAATGGAAAAATACCCGATTACTGTCAGTCCTTCAGACCGTGTAAGCCACGCCAGGCGCCTGATCCTTGATAAGAATATTGGAAGACTACCGGTTATTGAAAACGGAAAGCTTGTAGGAATCATTGCAGAGGATGATATCGCTTTTGCGATGCGCTCTTTCAGGGATCTTGTAGCTGACAACCAGCAGGACTCCAGAATTAAAAACCTGCTTGTCGGAGACATAATGACCCGCAGTGTGGTCAGTGTGCATACCAATACCCCTCTTTCAGATGCGGTAAATACCATGCTGGAACATGATGTTGGAGGTGTTCCTGTCCTTAATCTGGAAGAAGAGCTCGTTGGTTTCCTAGCACGCAGGAACGTCATAAACACGATTCAGGAATGA
- a CDS encoding CBS domain-containing protein, whose translation MNVSEIMTEEPVSIKEGDFVTHARQLMRDYFFRGIVVVDEGNRLVGMLNDQDIMNVTSTRSNVTVSGYARQSPTITPDMDLVKAAKLMVQSKQNRVPVVKSTTDRTVVGILSDVDILRNVELPRNISKTIEAIMTKKVKTCSPDERVSKVWNYMIETDYTGIPVVSKKGDPIGMITRRDIIKSGALRMAIEDERATRPNESPKVEKIMSTPAYTLSENDSIKSAIDIIVQRDIGRITVVNEQGKISGIADRQDLLESVVKGWSE comes from the coding sequence ATGAATGTCAGCGAGATTATGACAGAAGAGCCCGTAAGTATCAAAGAAGGGGATTTTGTAACTCACGCCCGCCAGCTGATGCGTGATTACTTCTTTCGGGGTATTGTTGTCGTGGATGAGGGAAACAGGCTCGTAGGAATGTTAAACGACCAGGACATCATGAATGTTACATCCACACGTTCAAATGTGACAGTGAGCGGATATGCGAGGCAGTCTCCTACCATCACTCCGGACATGGATCTCGTAAAAGCTGCAAAATTAATGGTACAATCGAAACAGAACAGAGTTCCGGTTGTCAAATCAACAACAGACCGCACGGTTGTTGGAATTCTCAGTGATGTGGATATTCTCAGAAATGTGGAACTCCCCAGAAATATTTCGAAAACCATAGAAGCTATCATGACAAAAAAAGTCAAGACCTGTTCTCCAGATGAAAGGGTATCAAAAGTCTGGAATTATATGATAGAAACGGATTATACCGGCATTCCGGTAGTTTCAAAGAAAGGGGATCCCATTGGGATGATAACAAGAAGGGACATAATTAAGTCAGGCGCTTTAAGAATGGCTATAGAAGACGAGCGGGCAACAAGACCGAACGAAAGTCCCAAAGTTGAGAAGATTATGTCAACTCCTGCTTATACTTTATCGGAGAATGATTCAATAAAAAGTGCAATTGACATAATTGTTCAGCGTGATATAGGAAGAATTACTGTTGTGAATGAACAGGGTAAAATATCCGGAATCGCTGACAGACAGGATCTTCTGGAGTCTGTTGTTAAAGGCTGGAGTGAATAA
- a CDS encoding CBS domain-containing protein, whose amino-acid sequence MILLSKNKTFVPVEKMNVQPNLNKSSKKSQQKDPHMVSSRGTMRIGPDFKSRISEHEGKILALATRNVVTLPPTATIMEAIKIMTERRFRRIPITNAGTGRLEGVITSVDIIDFLGGGSRNLLVTNRFKGNLLAAINEEVRQIMDTNAAYIHDQADFKEAVKTMLERRTGGLPIVNSEMQVVAIFTERNAVELMAGLVTNKTVDEYMTKNVTMVTTDTTIGQAAKVMVQNRFRRLPVVKDGIFAGIVTASDIVHFMGKGDAFSKLTTGNIHEALDQPVGSIISKELIWTSPGTDMGKAMEIMLEKKIGSLPILEEGMLRGIITESDFLRGFDF is encoded by the coding sequence GTGATCCTATTGAGCAAAAATAAGACATTTGTACCAGTCGAAAAAATGAATGTTCAGCCAAATCTGAACAAGTCAAGCAAAAAGTCGCAGCAGAAGGACCCACATATGGTCAGCAGCAGGGGTACAATGAGAATTGGCCCTGATTTTAAGTCCCGAATTTCAGAACATGAGGGGAAAATTCTTGCCCTGGCAACAAGAAATGTGGTAACACTCCCTCCTACTGCAACCATTATGGAAGCAATAAAAATTATGACTGAAAGGAGATTCAGGCGTATTCCTATTACAAATGCAGGAACAGGGAGGCTGGAAGGAGTAATTACTTCTGTTGATATCATTGATTTCCTGGGAGGCGGCAGCAGGAATCTCCTTGTCACAAACCGTTTTAAAGGCAACCTTCTAGCTGCAATAAACGAAGAGGTACGGCAGATCATGGATACCAATGCTGCATACATCCATGATCAGGCAGACTTTAAAGAAGCCGTCAAAACAATGCTTGAAAGGAGGACCGGTGGCCTGCCTATAGTAAACAGTGAAATGCAGGTCGTCGCAATCTTTACCGAAAGAAATGCCGTAGAATTAATGGCCGGGCTTGTGACAAATAAAACTGTTGATGAGTATATGACTAAAAATGTCACAATGGTAACGACAGATACTACTATAGGGCAGGCTGCAAAAGTCATGGTGCAGAATAGATTCCGAAGGCTTCCCGTGGTAAAAGACGGGATCTTTGCAGGAATAGTTACCGCCTCGGATATCGTTCATTTCATGGGAAAAGGAGATGCATTCAGCAAACTCACAACAGGGAATATTCATGAAGCTCTGGACCAGCCTGTAGGCTCTATTATCTCAAAAGAACTGATCTGGACCAGCCCTGGCACAGATATGGGGAAGGCTATGGAAATTATGCTCGAGAAAAAGATAGGTTCGCTTCCGATTCTGGAAGAGGGAATGCTACGTGGTATTATTACGGAGAGCGATTTCCTGAGAGGTTTTGACTTTTAA
- a CDS encoding CBS domain-containing protein yields the protein MNVADIMSSPVYVINIDEPVSHARNLMLRHRISTLLVLNEGKMVGIVTKTDITNRLAQAEPLWRRRPIDQIPIKLLMTESVITIYPEASISQAVTLMLENGVHNIPVVKNDVVGIITRTDIVRYVAEHADEIETKIPRLMTEDIVSVHRHHTINHVIDELNKNEIERVIVKDDAGKPVGLVSRRSLALNLLTDNEGKLSTKSIKMTRKSSPAGQKTYRYVKEVPLIAEDIMISPIMSIDVNEKISNAAKKLIEEGINALPVSDGEDIIGMLSRTDIMKAVL from the coding sequence ATGAATGTGGCGGACATCATGAGTTCACCTGTGTACGTTATAAACATAGATGAACCCGTGTCACATGCAAGAAATCTGATGTTAAGACACAGAATCAGTACATTGCTTGTCCTGAACGAGGGCAAAATGGTGGGAATCGTCACGAAAACAGACATCACCAACCGTCTGGCTCAGGCAGAACCTCTCTGGAGGAGACGGCCGATAGACCAGATTCCTATAAAGTTGCTGATGACAGAGTCCGTAATCACTATCTATCCCGAGGCCTCCATTTCCCAGGCAGTGACGTTGATGCTTGAGAACGGAGTACATAACATTCCTGTGGTAAAAAACGATGTTGTGGGTATTATCACCAGGACAGATATTGTGCGTTATGTTGCTGAACACGCAGACGAAATAGAAACTAAAATTCCCAGGCTGATGACCGAGGATATTGTTTCTGTTCACAGGCACCACACAATCAACCACGTTATAGACGAACTGAATAAAAATGAAATTGAACGGGTAATCGTTAAAGATGATGCAGGAAAACCGGTTGGGTTGGTTTCAAGGAGAAGCCTTGCCTTAAACCTGTTAACTGATAATGAAGGCAAACTTTCAACAAAAAGTATTAAGATGACGCGGAAGTCTTCTCCTGCAGGTCAGAAAACTTACAGGTATGTAAAAGAAGTGCCTTTAATAGCAGAAGACATTATGATTTCTCCAATAATGTCCATAGATGTGAACGAGAAAATTAGCAATGCTGCAAAAAAACTGATTGAAGAAGGGATAAACGCTCTTCCTGTCAGTGATGGTGAAGATATAATAGGAATGCTTAGCAGAACCGATATCATGAAAGCTGTACTCTGA
- a CDS encoding RNA ligase, which yields MKRGDEEIDSGFVERLAGFLGFDEERVQHLFEKIYLARNWGKHDYLFRFDKEISRIERGTVLYEKGDSFEVIMGFPKIRRAMVLDPTLKKHFSGLEKITVEEKMNGYNVRVAKVKDDILAITRSGYICPYTTEKAKEKLDLKFFDDFPELVLYGEMLGPDNPYVPKEIYGIDSVEFYIFDIREKNTGNPLPISKKHEILEEYGFLQVECFGEFPLHTAAEQITKIIRELGKKEHEGVVIKDPDMILAPLKYTSSQSNCSDLRHAFRFYNEAGRDYMLPRIVREGFQTVEWDENEAEFKKRYMQLGESILRPLRESIQSVKNGQRLYEEVRIRVKDPKTATEFENYLKRLGVDAIFEEPQPIGNEYLINIKKINKSTNDKTQAIWEGELW from the coding sequence ATGAAAAGAGGGGATGAGGAAATAGATTCTGGCTTTGTTGAGCGGCTGGCTGGATTTCTGGGATTTGATGAAGAAAGAGTTCAACACCTTTTTGAAAAAATCTATCTTGCGAGAAATTGGGGGAAACATGACTATTTATTCCGTTTTGACAAGGAGATTTCTCGCATAGAAAGAGGTACGGTACTTTACGAAAAGGGAGACTCGTTTGAAGTAATTATGGGTTTTCCCAAAATCCGGAGAGCTATGGTACTGGACCCCACTCTAAAGAAACATTTCAGCGGGCTTGAGAAGATAACTGTAGAAGAAAAGATGAACGGGTATAATGTCAGGGTTGCAAAAGTAAAAGACGATATCCTGGCAATTACCAGAAGCGGCTATATTTGCCCCTATACTACTGAAAAGGCAAAAGAGAAGCTTGACCTGAAGTTTTTTGATGACTTCCCCGAACTTGTGCTTTATGGAGAAATGCTGGGCCCTGACAACCCCTATGTCCCAAAAGAGATCTACGGCATTGACTCCGTGGAGTTCTATATCTTCGATATTCGGGAAAAAAATACTGGAAACCCTCTTCCAATAAGCAAGAAACACGAAATTCTGGAAGAATATGGTTTTTTGCAGGTTGAATGTTTTGGAGAATTTCCCCTTCATACAGCTGCAGAACAAATTACTAAAATAATCCGGGAACTCGGGAAAAAAGAACACGAAGGAGTGGTAATAAAAGATCCTGATATGATTCTTGCTCCCCTGAAATACACCTCATCCCAGAGCAACTGTTCTGACCTCAGGCACGCCTTCAGGTTCTATAATGAAGCAGGCAGGGACTATATGCTCCCCAGGATTGTTAGAGAGGGGTTCCAGACGGTTGAATGGGACGAAAATGAAGCCGAATTCAAAAAGCGTTATATGCAGCTGGGGGAAAGTATCCTGAGACCCCTGAGAGAGTCTATCCAAAGTGTAAAGAACGGACAGAGGCTCTATGAAGAAGTCAGAATCCGTGTAAAGGACCCGAAAACTGCAACAGAATTCGAGAATTACCTCAAAAGGCTTGGAGTGGATGCTATCTTTGAAGAACCACAGCCTATAGGAAATGAATACCTGATAAACATCAAAAAAATCAATAAAAGCACCAATGATAAAACTCAGGCGATCTGGGAAGGAGAACTCTGGTAA
- a CDS encoding TIGR00266 family protein has translation MADDIDYEIIGNEMQIVEIELDPGEAVQAEAGAMAYMGPGILMQTGMGNEGGGLFGGLKKGLKRALTGESFFITSFIHKGSGKGHVAFAAPYPGKILPLDLSKFGGSILCQKDAFLCAAKGIEVELAFTRKLGAGLFGGEGFILQRLRGDGLAFIHIGGTVIRKDLAPGETYKVDTGCVAAFTENVTYDITWSRDFKNALFGGEGVVLATLTGPGTVYMQSLPFSRLADRIFAASAYGQNREERSGIGGSDILGGLLGGDKSF, from the coding sequence ATAGCTGACGATATCGACTACGAAATTATTGGCAATGAAATGCAGATCGTTGAGATCGAACTTGACCCGGGCGAGGCTGTTCAGGCAGAAGCTGGAGCTATGGCATACATGGGGCCCGGAATTCTAATGCAGACAGGTATGGGCAACGAAGGCGGAGGACTCTTTGGAGGCCTGAAAAAAGGCCTGAAAAGAGCTTTAACAGGCGAAAGCTTCTTTATTACAAGTTTTATTCATAAAGGCTCCGGAAAAGGGCACGTAGCTTTTGCAGCTCCTTACCCAGGCAAAATTCTCCCACTTGACCTTTCCAAATTCGGAGGCAGTATTCTCTGCCAGAAGGATGCATTTCTCTGCGCTGCTAAAGGTATTGAGGTGGAACTGGCTTTTACCCGCAAACTGGGTGCAGGGCTTTTCGGTGGTGAAGGCTTTATTCTCCAGAGACTGAGGGGTGACGGACTGGCTTTTATTCATATCGGAGGCACGGTTATAAGAAAAGATCTGGCTCCGGGTGAGACCTACAAGGTTGATACCGGATGCGTAGCAGCTTTTACAGAAAATGTGACTTATGACATAACATGGTCCAGAGATTTCAAAAATGCGCTCTTTGGTGGTGAAGGAGTAGTCCTTGCTACCCTGACAGGTCCAGGTACAGTGTACATGCAAAGTCTACCTTTCTCACGTCTTGCTGACAGAATTTTTGCAGCTTCTGCTTACGGGCAAAACAGGGAAGAACGCAGTGGCATTGGTGGAAGTGACATACTTGGAGGTCTTCTTGGAGGAGACAAATCCTTCTAA
- a CDS encoding OB-fold nucleic acid binding domain-containing protein (Replication protein A protects and stabilize the intermediate ssDNA that is generated by the unwinding action of a DNA helicase at the replication fork. In addition, SSBs prevent the formation of secondary structures by single-stranded template DNA.), whose product MTDIETIYKKLSHVISKEDFLQRIQEKVENMGGLCDETMAAMLVANELGFSDAGRDSIKIENITPESGPVNFIARIISVFDTKEFTRNDGTIGRVGNLIVGDETGKVKLTLWDNMADLIKMGKIKAGQSVQVSGFAKQGYSGVEVNIGNNGVLTESEEEIDVVSNSYKIKDIKDGMGDINLNGKVLEVSEIRTFQRKDGNSGRVGNLMLGDETGTLRVTLWDDKTDFLSQVEYGDSIELINAYARENAFSQKVELQVGNRSIIRKSEKKIEYEEEFTPIDDIKADMNNINISGRILDISEVRTFEKKDGSTGRVGNVLLGDSTGKIRLTLWDEKTDILEEIDFDETVEVLNAYSRENTFSQQVELNLGARGIIQRSEKKVEYREKFTDIADIIPGESYSVQGKVAEIGELREFEKEDGTENVVANLQLKDDTGSIRLTLWGEQAYVIEDLDIDSEIQIIDAYARYGLNEEIELSVGNRSRLIIL is encoded by the coding sequence ATGACCGATATTGAAACTATTTATAAGAAGCTCAGCCACGTCATAAGTAAAGAGGATTTCCTGCAGCGCATACAGGAAAAAGTAGAGAATATGGGAGGGCTCTGTGATGAGACAATGGCTGCCATGCTGGTAGCCAATGAGCTGGGATTCTCGGATGCAGGCAGAGATAGCATAAAGATAGAAAACATTACCCCCGAAAGCGGACCTGTTAACTTTATTGCAAGAATTATTTCTGTTTTCGATACCAAAGAATTCACAAGGAATGACGGGACTATAGGAAGGGTAGGAAACCTTATTGTTGGGGATGAGACCGGAAAAGTAAAGTTAACCCTGTGGGACAATATGGCAGACCTTATTAAAATGGGAAAAATAAAGGCAGGGCAATCCGTTCAGGTCAGTGGATTCGCAAAGCAGGGATATTCCGGAGTGGAAGTTAATATTGGTAACAATGGAGTCCTGACAGAAAGTGAGGAAGAGATCGATGTTGTTTCAAATAGTTATAAAATAAAGGATATAAAGGATGGCATGGGAGACATCAACCTTAACGGAAAGGTACTGGAAGTCTCCGAGATCAGGACATTCCAGAGAAAAGACGGGAACAGCGGGAGGGTAGGAAACCTGATGCTGGGAGACGAAACAGGTACGCTCAGGGTAACACTCTGGGATGACAAAACTGATTTTTTAAGCCAGGTTGAATATGGGGATAGTATAGAGCTGATTAATGCTTATGCCCGCGAAAATGCCTTTAGCCAGAAAGTAGAGTTGCAGGTAGGAAACAGGAGTATAATCAGGAAAAGTGAAAAGAAAATTGAATACGAAGAAGAATTTACTCCTATTGATGATATAAAAGCTGATATGAATAATATAAATATCTCAGGAAGGATCCTTGATATCTCGGAAGTCAGGACTTTCGAGAAAAAAGATGGATCCACTGGGAGAGTAGGAAATGTCCTTCTGGGCGATTCTACAGGCAAAATAAGACTGACGCTATGGGATGAAAAAACTGATATTCTTGAAGAAATTGACTTTGATGAAACAGTTGAAGTCCTTAACGCTTATTCGCGGGAAAATACTTTCAGCCAGCAGGTTGAACTCAACCTTGGAGCCAGAGGAATAATTCAGAGAAGCGAAAAGAAGGTCGAGTACAGGGAGAAATTTACCGATATAGCCGATATCATCCCCGGAGAAAGCTATTCTGTACAGGGAAAAGTTGCTGAGATTGGAGAGCTCAGAGAATTTGAAAAAGAAGACGGAACCGAAAATGTTGTTGCAAATCTCCAGCTTAAAGACGATACAGGCAGCATCCGACTGACACTCTGGGGAGAACAGGCATATGTGATAGAAGACCTTGACATAGATTCCGAAATCCAGATCATCGATGCTTATGCCAGGTACGGGCTGAACGAAGAAATAGAACTGAGTGTTGGAAACAGGAGTAGACTGATTATCCTCTGA
- a CDS encoding CBS domain-containing protein, translated as MVQDPERETVTGIHNREIEREVSVAEIMNKAVITMDINSDIPAIAKEMVDRDAGSVIITENGKAMGIITERDLVKSVIAGDRKPSEVDTSEILSTPLLTVDPTTSIVEAAKMMLRANVKRLPVLENGAIIGVISNTDILMITPGLNTILKDLIDMNREALFSTPSAEEISESEDFSTGVCESCNVFSYDLRFVDGRYLCGNCRQEEGEDYE; from the coding sequence ATGGTACAAGACCCTGAAAGGGAAACAGTTACTGGTATTCACAACAGAGAAATTGAGAGGGAGGTCTCAGTTGCAGAAATTATGAATAAAGCAGTTATAACAATGGATATTAATTCAGATATTCCTGCTATTGCAAAGGAAATGGTAGATCGTGATGCAGGAAGCGTTATTATCACAGAAAACGGAAAGGCAATGGGGATTATAACTGAAAGAGACCTTGTGAAGAGCGTCATTGCCGGGGACAGAAAACCAAGTGAAGTGGACACAAGTGAAATCCTTTCCACTCCTTTACTTACTGTCGACCCCACGACCAGTATAGTTGAAGCTGCGAAAATGATGTTGAGAGCAAATGTTAAGAGGCTGCCAGTCCTGGAAAACGGGGCAATCATAGGGGTGATTTCGAATACAGATATCCTGATGATAACTCCAGGTCTCAATACGATTCTCAAAGATCTTATTGATATGAATAGAGAAGCTCTTTTCTCAACCCCTTCAGCTGAAGAAATATCGGAATCAGAAGACTTCAGTACTGGAGTATGTGAGTCTTGCAATGTTTTCTCATATGACCTCAGGTTTGTTGACGGGAGGTACTTATGCGGGAACTGCAGGCAGGAGGAAGGAGAGGATTACGAATGA